The Hydrogenothermus marinus DNA segment ACACACAAATGATGCAGTAAGTGCTATACCAAGACTTATAGATATGGGAATAAAAGATTATATGGTAGCCTCTGGTATTTCTGCAATTACTGCCCAAAGACTTATAAGAAAAAACTGTACTTTTTGTATAACAGAATATAAAATAAAGGCTAAAGAATTGGTAAAATATGGTTTTCCTGAAAGTATGCTGAGAAAATACATATCAGATTTAGAAGAAAATATCACTTTAAAAAGATCAACAGGATGCTCTCATTGTAATAATACTGGCTATCTTGGAAGGACATTAATTGTAGAATTATTAGAAATAGATGAAGAAATATCTGATTTAATAGTTCAAGGTGCAACACCTCTCGCTATACAAAAAAAGGCTGTTAGTAAAGGAATGAGATTAATGAAAGAAGATGGCTTAATTAAAGTTTTAAAAGGAATAACTACTCCTGAAGAAATAAAAAGAGTTGTAGGATAAAAAGATGCCGCTATTTTCTGTAGAAGCTATAGATATAGAAGGGAATAAAATAAGAAGACTGTTTGAAGTTGATAGTGAAAATAGGCTTTTAAATATTTTAGAAGCTTCAGGATTAACACCTATTAAAATACATAAATTACCAGGATTTTTTAAATATTTAAATATCTCTAAATTTTTTCAAAAAATAAAAAAAGCAGAACTTATAGAAGTTTTAGATAATTTACATTTAATAGTACAATCAGGACTTCCATTAAATACAGGTATTATGGATTTAGCGAAAGATGCAGAAAATACTGCTATAAAAGATATGCTTCTTGATATTTCATTCCAGATTCAAGGAGGAATGCCATTATCTCAGGCTGTAGAAAGATATAAAAATATTTTTGGTGATGTTGTAATATCTCTTTTTAAAATTGGAGAAGAAACAGGAACATTAGATCAAACTTTAAAAGATGCTGCTGAGCATTTAAGAAAGATTGAAGATATAAAATCAAAAGCAAAGCAAGCTCTTATCTATCCTGCTTTTGCATTTTTTTCTACACTCTCAGCAATGATTTTCTGGCTTGTTTATGTACTTCCTAAGATAATAGAAGCATTTAAAACTATGAATATAGAGCTACCTTGGACAACAAGAATGGTAATGGCAATTTCAGAATTTACCCAAAACTATTTTTTTCAAATGTTAGGATTTTTAGTTTTAGCTATTATAATAATCTTATTCTTAAGAAGAAAATTTTTTAAATTTAAATATCAATCAGATAAGGTTTTATTAAAACTTCCTATTATTGGTATTATTCTTAAAAATTTTAATTATGCATTTTTTGCAGAATATATGAGATTAATGATTTCTGCTGGACTTCCTTTATATCAAGCTTTAAATATTATGGAAAAGGCAATGAATAATAGTTTATTTAAAGTAGCAATTAGAAATGTAAGAGAAGAGATAGAGATGGGAGAAAGTTTATCTAAGGCTTTAAAGAAGCAAAATCTATTTTCATCTCTTATTATAAGAATGATATCTGTGGGGGAACAAACAGGAGGTTTAGATACTCAGCTTTCATATATAGCAGATTATTATTACAAAAAAGTAGATTATATTACTCAAAATATAGCTAAAATGATAGAACCTATAGTAATTGGTATAGTTGGTGGGTTTATGGCATTAATAATGATTTCATTAATGGGACCTATTTATACATTAATATCTCAAATTGGAAAAATGTGAAAAAGATTATATATTTCTAATCTTGAACTATTGTAAAATACTTTAAAATTTCAACATGAGGTAAAAAATGAGTTTTGATTTTATGCAACTTATATTTATGCTTCCTGCTTTACTTTTAGCTGTAATTATGCATGAAATAGGACATGGATATATTGCTTATAAACTTGGTGATAATACTGCTAAAATTGCTGGAAGATTAACTTTTAATCCAATTCCACATATAGATCCAATAGGTTCAATACTTGTTCCTGCTATATTACTTTTATTTAAATCTCCTGTTTTATTTGGTTGGGCAAAACCGGTTCCTATAAATCCATTAAATTTTAAAAAATTAGGTTATAAAAAAGGAATGGCTTTAACTGCTATAGCTGGTCCAAGTATTAATCTTCTTTTAGCTTTTATTTTTGGAATTTTATATCAAATATTTAATTCTCAGCAATTCCTTGCTTTTATAATATCAATTTTTGGAATAGGATTTGTCAAATCTGTAATACTTCCTCTTGTAATATTTTTTAAATATAGTGTAATGATAAATGTAATTCTTGCAATATTTAATATTATTCCTATTCCACCTTTAGATGGTGGTAGAGTAATAATGAGTTTAGCATCTCCTTCTTTAGAAAGAAAGTTAGAAAGTTTAGAGCAATATGGATTTATAATTATTGTAATATTACTTTTTACAGGTATTTTAAATTATGTAATACTACCACCTTATAAATTTTTAACATCTTTATTCTTAGGTAGTTAAGGAGAGAATTATGAAAGCAGCATACTATGAAAAACATGGGAATTATGAAAATATAGTTATAGGAGAAAGACCAAAACCAAAAATAAAAGCAGATGAAGTTTTAGTAAAAGTAAAAACATTTTCTTTAAATCATCTTGATATATGGGTAATGGAAGGTAAATATCCTGTTGAAATTCCTATGCCTCATATATTTGCATCAGATGCTTCAGGAATTGTTGAAAATGTAGGAGAAGCAGTAAAAAATGTAAAAGTAGGTGATGAAGTAATTGTTTATCCAGGGCTTTCATGTGGTTATTGTGAAAAATGCTTAGCAGGGAAAGACAATGAGTGTAGTAATTTTTCTGTACTTGGAGTTTTAACAGATGGTGTTTCTGCAGAATATGTAAAAGTTCCTGCTATAAATGTTTTTAAGAAGCCAGAAAATTTATCCTTTGAGGAAGCATCTACAATAGGTATTACCTATACAACAATGTGGCATTCTATAGTTACAAGAGGAAAAATTAAAGCAGGAGAGATAGTTTTTATTCATGGTGGTGGTTCTGGTGTTGGAACTGCTGGTATTCAAATTGCAAAGCTTTATAATGCTACAGTTATTACATCAGTAGGAGATGATTGGAAGATTGAAAAAGCAAAGCAAATAGGAGCAGATTTTGTAATTAATTATAAAAAAG contains these protein-coding regions:
- a CDS encoding zinc-binding dehydrogenase gives rise to the protein MKAAYYEKHGNYENIVIGERPKPKIKADEVLVKVKTFSLNHLDIWVMEGKYPVEIPMPHIFASDASGIVENVGEAVKNVKVGDEVIVYPGLSCGYCEKCLAGKDNECSNFSVLGVLTDGVSAEYVKVPAINVFKKPENLSFEEASTIGITYTTMWHSIVTRGKIKAGEIVFIHGGGSGVGTAGIQIAKLYNATVITSVGDDWKIEKAKQIGADFVINYKKEDFVEKVKQITDGKLCDIVVDHIGEATFNKSIQIAKKGGKVITFGTTTGAEPTINLRTIFGKNLDISGVYMGTKGEVANYLKFFKEGKLKPVIDSVFDFKDVKKAYEKLLSRQFFGKIVVKVN
- a CDS encoding type II secretion system F family protein, which codes for MPLFSVEAIDIEGNKIRRLFEVDSENRLLNILEASGLTPIKIHKLPGFFKYLNISKFFQKIKKAELIEVLDNLHLIVQSGLPLNTGIMDLAKDAENTAIKDMLLDISFQIQGGMPLSQAVERYKNIFGDVVISLFKIGEETGTLDQTLKDAAEHLRKIEDIKSKAKQALIYPAFAFFSTLSAMIFWLVYVLPKIIEAFKTMNIELPWTTRMVMAISEFTQNYFFQMLGFLVLAIIIILFLRRKFFKFKYQSDKVLLKLPIIGIILKNFNYAFFAEYMRLMISAGLPLYQALNIMEKAMNNSLFKVAIRNVREEIEMGESLSKALKKQNLFSSLIIRMISVGEQTGGLDTQLSYIADYYYKKVDYITQNIAKMIEPIVIGIVGGFMALIMISLMGPIYTLISQIGKM
- a CDS encoding site-2 protease family protein, with the translated sequence MSFDFMQLIFMLPALLLAVIMHEIGHGYIAYKLGDNTAKIAGRLTFNPIPHIDPIGSILVPAILLLFKSPVLFGWAKPVPINPLNFKKLGYKKGMALTAIAGPSINLLLAFIFGILYQIFNSQQFLAFIISIFGIGFVKSVILPLVIFFKYSVMINVILAIFNIIPIPPLDGGRVIMSLASPSLERKLESLEQYGFIIIVILLFTGILNYVILPPYKFLTSLFLGS